The Treponema phagedenis DNA segment GTTTTAAAGCTTTACAAACAGTTCTGCTTTAAAACGTCGCTTCTGCTTGGAACCACGGGCGTCCGTGCCCGTTCTGATTTTGCCGTCCGTGGCAAAACCAAACCTGTCTGTATGGAACCACCGCCACGTCCTGATTTTTAGTATTCTTGATTAAATCAGTGCTGCGAGTTTAAAAACTCCTATATTATGTCGGTGTGGTAGTTTTTAAACATCGTTTGAATTTGTTCTGATTTTGCCGTCCGTGGCAAAACCAAACCGTCTGCGTTGAACCACCGCCGTCCATGGCGGTTCTGAGTTTTAACGTCCATGGCAAAAACTAAACCACGAGTTTTAAAAGCACTTGGAAAAAGTTTGTGCTTTTAAAACATCGTTTCTGTTTGGAACCACCGCCACGCACTGATTTTTAGTATTCTTGATTAAATCAGTGCTGCGAGTTTAAAAACTTCAATTTTATAATTTACTGCTGATGCTTTTAAACATCGTTTGCACTTGAGTAAGGGCGAACCTTGGAATTGCTACCTTTGGTTCGCCTACGAGGTTAAAAACTCCAAGTATATGGTGTAGTAGTTTTTAAACATCGTTTGGAATCGGACAGGGGCGAAGTTTTGAAATTTTACTTTAACTTCGCCAACGAGTTTTAAAGCTTCAAGTTTACAATTTTATGTTGATGCTTTTGATTATTGTACAGCAAGTTAATTGCAGACCGTATCCTTGATTGTACTTTGAACACTGCACCACATTTTATTTTTAAACACAAAATTCCGATAGATTTTTTTTAAGCTTGTTTTTTCAATCTAAAAGCACTATATTGTGATAAAACACAATCTACACTATTAAGGAGTTTTTTAATGACTAAAGGATTAAAAACAACACTGATTGTTGTCGGTGTAATAGTTGTTATAGGTTTTATGCTTTATAACTTTTTTGTCGGCAATTATAACAGCATGGTTACACAGGAAGAAGGCGTTAAGTCTGCATGGAGCCAGGTTGAAAATGTGTACCAAAGACGCTTGGATCTTATTCCCAATTTGGTTTCAACAGTAAAAGGTTATGCAAAGCACGAACAGGACACGTTTACCAAACTTGCCGAAGCTCGCTCGCAAGCAGGCGGTGTTATCAAAATTGACGAAGACATGCTTGATGACCCCGAAAAATTTGCAAAGTTCCAAAAAGCGCAAAATCAGTTGGGCAGCTCCTTGCAACGGCTGTTAGCGGTAGCGGAAAACTATCCCGAATTAAAGGCAAATCAGAACTTTCTGGATTTACAAAGCCAGCTGGAAGGAACTGAAAACCGTATTGCGGTAGAACGAAAACGCTATAACGAGGTAGTACAGCAGTACAATGGTTTTATCAGGGTTTTTCCCAAATCCTTCATTGCAAATATGTTCGGCTTTAGACCAAAAGCGTACTTTCAAGCGGATGAAGAGGCTTCAAAAGCTCCGAAAGTTGAGTTTTAATTGTTTATAAAACCATAGGTTCGTTTTGCAGGCAAAAAGTCCCGCAAACCTTTTGCCTGCAAAAACAAAAAGCAAATTCGGAGAAGAAAATATGAAAAAGAGGATCAGCGTTATTTTCCTTTCTTTTCTCTGCCTTGTTGCAATAGCCCTGGAGGTTCCGCCGCTTAAAGAACCGGTAACCGACCTTGCAGGCATATTGAGCGAAACCGAGCACAAAGAAATTTCCGATTTTTTACTAAAAACAGACTCAAGCTCAGCTTTGCAAATTGCCGTGTTAATTATTCCGTCATTAAAAGGTGAAGTACTTGAAGACTATTCAATACGGGTTGCAAAAGAATGGAAAATCGGACAAAAAGGAAAAGATTCAGGAGTTATCCTGCTTGTTTCAAAAAATGACCGTAAAATCCGTATCGAAGTTGGCTACGGACTTGAAGGCTCCATAACCGATGCAAAAGCCGCCTCAATTATCCGCAATGTCATCGCTCCGCAATTTAAAAAAGAAAAATACGGCGAAGGCATTTATCAGGCGGTGCAAAATATTGCGGGGCTTGCCTTGGAAGATGAAAGCCTTATTTCAGATACGCTGAAGACAGAAGATGACTACGATACACTGGGTATTGTTTCAATTATTTTATATATCATAGCCTTTTTTATGGCATTACCGATACTGGCAGTTCCTTTTGTTATCGTTATAATGATGCTTCGGATTATATGGTGGACAACCTGTCTCATACTCGGCATTGAATACAAACCCTTATTCCCCAAGTTTATGAATAGTTCATCGGGAGGCAGTTATAGCGGCAGCAGTTATAGTAGTAGCAGCTATAGCAGTAGCAGTAGCAGCTCGTATAGCGGCGGCGGTGGAAGCTTTGGCGGCGGGGGAGCTTCAGGCGGTTGGTAGTTCGGCTCCAAAAATTAAAAATTACCTGAATTACGGAAAAGGAATTTATCAGGCAGTAGACATTCTCGCGGGACTTGCCTTAGCAAAATGAAAGTCTGTTTTTAAATGAGAGATACGTAACTGCCGGTAACGGCGAGCAACTTGCATATAGGATGTTTTTTCGGTACTATCTTTATAACACTCATTTTACGTCAGAAAGAAAGTGAAAGATTCTTACACAAAGGAAGAATACGACAAAAGTTTACAGTAAAGTGCTTTTTACCATAGAATTGAGGAAACAAAAATTACAAGGAAGGAAAAACACTGTGAAAAAAAGAATTGCATTTTTTATTTTTTTTGTTCTCTGTTTTATTGCGACAGCATTGGAAGTTCCGCCGCTTAAAGAACCGGTAACAGACCTTGCGGGAGTATTGGATACAGCCGAGCATACAAAAATTTCCGATTTTTTAACAAAACTCGATACATCCAGTCAGGTTCAAATTGCGGTTTTAATCATTCCTTCGTTGGAAGGAGAATCCTTAGAAGATTATTCGATGCAGGTCGCTGAAAAATGGAAAATCGGGCAAAAGGGAAAAGATTCGGGGGTTATCCTGCTTATTGCAAACGATGAGCATAAAATTCGTATTGAGGTAGGCTATGGGCTTGAAGGCTTTATCACCGATGCAAAAGCCTCATCAATTATTCGCAATGTGATTGCGCCGGAATTTAAGAAAAACAACTATGGTGAAGGAATATACCAAGCGGTACAAAACCTTGCCGGTCTTGCCCTAGAAGATGAAAGCCTTATTTCAGATAAACTGAATACAGAAGAAGATTCCGACGGCACCCCATGGCTCCTCATTATAATCATAGTGGCTGTTTTTTTATTAGTTGGCGGTTTACAGGGCAAACGGCGAAGCGGTTCCCCAAGTTTCGGCCGAGGCTTTTCAAGCGGTATAGGCGGAGGCTTTTCCGGCGACAGCGGTAATTTTGGCGGAGGCGGAGGCTTCTCGAGCGGCGGCGGCAGTTCTTTCAGCGGCGGCAGTTCTTTCAGCGGCGGTGGTGGAAGCTTTGGCGGCGGCGGGGCTTCAGGCGGCTGGTAAATCTTTTCCATATAGAGGTTGTTTTTTTGAGCCTTTTTTTTAGAATTGGTACTCCAAAGGCAGGGAAAACAGTTTTCTAAACTCCGTACTATTCCGATAAAAACCTCTTAAAGGAAAAATGAGTTGAGGTTAAAGAAGAAGTATTCCGCATGTGCGAATTCGGCATTCCTATGGTAAGTTTACTCGCCCTTGCCAAATTCCAAACGATGTTTAAAAGTATCAACACTGTTTTGTAAAATTGAAGCTTTTAAACTCGTAGGCGAACCAAAGGTGGAAATTCCAAGGGTTCGCCCTTGTGCCGTGTCGGACTCTTTTTATAATAGGCGTTTTTAAACTCGTGGATTAGTTTTTGCCATGGACGGCAAAAACTAATATTTGCTTATTGGATTATGCTTTTTATCGGAGAAGGTTATGAAAAAAAAGATTGCCGTTTTTGTTTTTTTTCTTCTTTGTTTTATTGCGGCGGCGTTGGAGGTTCCGCCGTTGAAATGGCCGGTAACCGATACGGCGGGTATACTGACCAAAGACGAGCATGAGAAAATTTACGCTTTTTTGCGAAAGACAGAGGCAAACTCAAGTCTGCAAATTGCCGTGTTAATCATTCCGGCATTACAGGGAGAAGTACTTGAAAACTATTCCATGCGGGTTGCAGAAAAATGGAAAATAGGCAAAAAGGGAAAAGACTCGGGTGTTATTTTGCTTGTTTCAAAAAATGACCGTAAAATTCGTATTGAGGTCGGTTACGGACTTGAAGGCTTTATCACCGACGCAAAGGCTTCTTCGATTATCCGCAATGTCATCGCTCCGCAATTTAGAAAAGAAAAATACGGTGAAGGCATTTACCAAGCGGTAGAAAATATTGCGGGACTTGCCTTGCAAGATGAAGCCTTGTTTCAAGCATAGTGAATGTAGAACCCGCAGGCAAATCTTCGCTTACCGAAATTATCTTTGCGATAATTTTCGGAGTATGTGCGCCTATTGCCGTATTTATTTTGATACTAAGGAAGATACTGCTGGGAATTGACAAGTACCTTGCCAAGAAATATCCCAGCACTGCAGGCTTATCTACCGAAGGACGCCATTATAGCAGCAGCTCGTACAGCAGCAGTTCATATAGCAGCAGTTCATCCAGCAGAAGCTCGTACAGCAGTTCATCCAGCAGCAGCTCGTATAGCGGCGGTGGTGGAAGCTTTGGCGGCGGCGGAGCTTCAGGCGGCTGGTAGTTTGCGGATGTAAAACCGCTGTGAAATAAAAATTATTCATATCCGGACTCTTGCTATAACGAAAAGAAATTGCTATGCTAAAACAATGAAAGGAAAAACAAAGTTTTTTATTACGCTTATTATTTTAGTCGGAGTTTCTTCAGCGGTTTTTATCGCCGGCTGGCTGCAGTTTTCGGTTCCCGCAGGTAAATACGGAATTCTTCTTTCACGTTCAAGCGGCTACTATCAAAAAGTGATTATGCCCGGTCAATTCTTGTGGCGTTGGGAGCGGCTCATCCCAACAAATGCAAAAGTCCTTATTTTTGATCTCCAAAGACAAAATATTCTTACGACAGTTACCGACACACTGCCTTCTGCCGCACAATATCAAGCAATACTTGAAAAAAAAGCCGATTTTTCATGGAAAATTACTGTTTCTTCCGATGTTCGCCTTAAGCCTGAAAAACTTTTAAATGTAATTGAGCATGAAAATATTACTGATCAAGCCGGACTCGATTCTTATATAAGAACAAAAATTGAAGCCCTTCAGCGTCAGGCAG contains these protein-coding regions:
- a CDS encoding SPFH domain-containing protein yields the protein MKGKTKFFITLIILVGVSSAVFIAGWLQFSVPAGKYGILLSRSSGYYQKVIMPGQFLWRWERLIPTNAKVLIFDLQRQNILTTVTDTLPSAAQYQAILEKKADFSWKITVSSDVRLKPEKLLNVIEHENITDQAGLDSYIRTKIEALQRQAAYSLISSYLENNEMYEAMKTQYGKISHQIKKEITSDILEIESVWVQDITIPDMALYKSVVNTYNIYEQKRSELLAELAAENAKHAANEELQLQRMTKWGEFLKRYPSIIEFLAVARDDAQSTLNTLKSVQNTDQKNNQDSKNTP
- a CDS encoding TPM domain-containing protein, which translates into the protein MKKRISVIFLSFLCLVAIALEVPPLKEPVTDLAGILSETEHKEISDFLLKTDSSSALQIAVLIIPSLKGEVLEDYSIRVAKEWKIGQKGKDSGVILLVSKNDRKIRIEVGYGLEGSITDAKAASIIRNVIAPQFKKEKYGEGIYQAVQNIAGLALEDESLISDTLKTEDDYDTLGIVSIILYIIAFFMALPILAVPFVIVIMMLRIIWWTTCLILGIEYKPLFPKFMNSSSGGSYSGSSYSSSSYSSSSSSSYSGGGGSFGGGGASGGW
- a CDS encoding TPM domain-containing protein, coding for MKKKIAVFVFFLLCFIAAALEVPPLKWPVTDTAGILTKDEHEKIYAFLRKTEANSSLQIAVLIIPALQGEVLENYSMRVAEKWKIGKKGKDSGVILLVSKNDRKIRIEVGYGLEGFITDAKASSIIRNVIAPQFRKEKYGEGIYQAVENIAGLALQDEALFQA
- a CDS encoding LemA family protein, which encodes MTKGLKTTLIVVGVIVVIGFMLYNFFVGNYNSMVTQEEGVKSAWSQVENVYQRRLDLIPNLVSTVKGYAKHEQDTFTKLAEARSQAGGVIKIDEDMLDDPEKFAKFQKAQNQLGSSLQRLLAVAENYPELKANQNFLDLQSQLEGTENRIAVERKRYNEVVQQYNGFIRVFPKSFIANMFGFRPKAYFQADEEASKAPKVEF
- a CDS encoding TPM domain-containing protein — encoded protein: MKKRIAFFIFFVLCFIATALEVPPLKEPVTDLAGVLDTAEHTKISDFLTKLDTSSQVQIAVLIIPSLEGESLEDYSMQVAEKWKIGQKGKDSGVILLIANDEHKIRIEVGYGLEGFITDAKASSIIRNVIAPEFKKNNYGEGIYQAVQNLAGLALEDESLISDKLNTEEDSDGTPWLLIIIIVAVFLLVGGLQGKRRSGSPSFGRGFSSGIGGGFSGDSGNFGGGGGFSSGGGSSFSGGSSFSGGGGSFGGGGASGGW